The Malus domestica chromosome 10, GDT2T_hap1 genome contains a region encoding:
- the LOC114827585 gene encoding putative UDP-glucose glucosyltransferase: MGSQTPLPHIFLVCFPAQGHINPMLRLGKRLASKGMLVSFSTTENYGKEMRKANDGISDQPTPVGNGFIRFEFFDDGLAEDDPKFSKLEEYMPLLELVGKDLVTQMIKRHANEGRPVSCLVNNPFIPWVCDVATEHGIPRATLWIQSCAVFSAYYHCHNKMVPFPTEAEPIIDIQLPGMPVLKHDEIPSFLLPSDPFQVLGRAILGQFKKLSKSLYVLMDTFQELEPEIIEHMSQVCIVKPVGPLFKNPKAPKTSIGGDLMKADDCFEWLDSKPPTSAVYVSFGSIVHLKQEQVDEIAHGLLSSGVSFLWAMKPPGKAFGSEKHVLPDGFLEKVGDKGKVVQWSPQEQVLAHPSVACFLTHCGWNSSVEALTSGVPLVTFPQWGDQVTNSKFLVDVFGVGLRLCRGRAENRLITRDEVAKCLLEATVGEKANELKQNALKWKKAAEEAVAEGGSSDRSLEDFIDEISKITYVA; the protein is encoded by the exons ATGGGATCTCAAACTCCTCTCCctcatatttttcttgtgtgTTTTCCAGCACAAGGACACATAAACCCTATGCTCAGATTAGGCAAACGCCTAGCTTCAAAGGGCATGTTGGTAAGTTTCTCCACCACAGAAAACTATGGCAAAGAGATGAGAAAGGCCAACGATGGCATCAGTGACCAACCTACACCAGTCGGCAATGGTTTCATCAGGTTTGAGTTTTTTGACGACGGGCTAGCGGAAGATGATCCGAAATTCTCGAAGTTGGAAGAATATATGCCTCTGCTTGAACTTGTGGGCAAGGATCTGGTAACACAGATGATCAAACGACATGCCAATGAAGGTCGTCCAGTTTCATGCCTGGTGAACAATCCGTTCATTCCTTGGGTTTGTGATGTTGCCACCGAGCATGGGATCCCTCGTGCCACGCTTTGGATTCAGTCTTGTGCTGTGTTCTCGGCCTATTACCATTGCCACAACAAGATGGTGCCGTTTCCGACAGAGGCTGAGCCGATTATCGATATCCAGCTTCCTGGTATGCCTGTTCTGAAGCATGATGAGATTCCCAGCTTCTTACTCCCTTCTGATCCATTTCAG GTTTTGGGGAGGGCAATATTAGGACAGTTCAAGAAGTTATCCAAATCACTCTATGTGTTGATGGACACATTCCAGGAGTTGGAGCCAGAAATAATTGAGCACATGTCCCAGGTGTGCATAGTGAAGCCCGTTGGCCCCTTATTCAAAAACCCTAAAGCTCCAAAAACAAGCATCGGAGGTGACTTAATGAAAGCCGATGATTGCTTTGAGTGGCTTGACTCAAAGCCCCCAACATCTGCCGTGTACGTATCTTTTGGTAGCATCGTGCACTTAAAGCAAGAGCAAGTTGACGAGATTGCTCATGGCCTACTGAGTTCTGGGGTCTCGTTTTTATGGGCTATGAAGCCACCTGGCAAAGCATTCGGATCGGAAAAACATGTTTTGCCAGATGGGTTTTTGGAAAAAGTTGGTGACAAGGGAAAAGTGGTGCAGTGGAGTCCACAAGAGCAAGTTCTAGCTCACCCATCGGTTGCATGTTTTCTTACTCACTGTGGCTGGAACTCTTCAGTCGAAGCACTAACTTCCGGCGTGCCACTTGTGACATTTCCTCAATGGGGCGACCAAGTCACCAATTCAAAGTTCTTGGTGGATGTGTTTGGTGTGGGGCTCAGATTGTGTCGTGGAAGAGCTGAAAATAGATTGATCACGAGAGACGAGGTTGCGAAGTGTTTGTTGGAGGCAACCGTGGGAGAGAAGGCGAACGAACTGAAGCAAAACGCTTTGAAATGGAAGAAGGCGGCAGAGGAAGCGGTGGCTGAGGGTGGCTCCTCTGACCGGAGTCTTGAAGATTTTATAGACGAGATTAGCAAGATCACGTATGTTGCCTAG
- the LOC103401301 gene encoding triacylglycerol lipase 1 — protein MERSSAVAVVVVAFLIGLLTSEIAAEIAQNSTEFYRIGRRRSPPQSLCAQLIEPSGYSCSELTIQTKDGYLLGLQRVSSRSGDLRTQQGPPVLLQHGLFMAGDAWFLNSPEESLGFVLADEGFDVWVGSVRGTRWSHGHVSLSEEDKEFWDWSWQELALFDLSEMIRYIYSTRSSKVFVVGHSQGTIMSLAALTQPDIAELVEAAALFCPISYLKHITSKFALRMVNMHVDQMILAMGIHQLNFRSEWGVNLLDSICDGHVDCNDLLTSITGKNCCFNNSRVDLYLDYEPHPTSAKNLHHLFQMIRKGTFSQYDYGLLKNLRLYGQLKPPAFDLSFIPESLPLLMACGGNDDLADMTDFHHTLKELQSTPELLYLENYGHIDFIVSVKAKEDLHDPVIRFFRSWGKSSSS, from the exons ATGGAGAGGTCGTCGGCAGTTGCGGTGGTTGTTGTAGCTTTCCTTATCGGCCTCTTGACCTCCGAAATCGCAGCAGAAATCGCCCAAAACTCGACCGAATTTTACAGAATCGGTCGCCGTCGTTCACCGCCGCAGTCTCTCTGTGCGCAGCTCATTGAGCCGTCTGGTTACTCTTGCTCCGAGCTCACG ATTCAAACGAAAGATGGGTACTTACTGGGTCTTCAACGCGTGTCGTCGCGAAGCGGGGATTTGAGAACACAGCAGGGTCCTCCTGTGCTGCTTCAGCATGGGCTCTTCATG GCAGGTGATGCATGGTTCTTAAATTCTCCAGAAGAATCGCTGGGCTTTGTCCTTGCAGATGAAGGTTTTGATGTATGGGTAGGGAGTGTGCGTGGAACACGTTGGAGTCATGGACACGTATCTTTATCAGAGGAGGATAAG GAATTTTGGGATTGGAGTTGGCAGGAATTGGCTCTATTTGATCTATCAGAAATGATCCGCTACATATATTCAACAAGAAGCTCCAAAGTCTTTGTTGTTGGACATTCACAG GGAACAATTATGTCTTTAGCTGCTCTCACCCAGCCGGATATCGCAGAACTGGTTGAAGCTGCTGCTCTTTTCTGTCCAATATCATACTTGAAGCATATCACATCTAAATTTGCACTTAGAATGGTCAACATGCATGTTGATCAG ATGATTCTTGCTATGGGCATCCATCAACTTAACTTTAGAAG TGAATGGGGAGTCAACCTTTTGGATTCAATATGTGATGGCCATGTTGACTGCAACGACTTGCTAACTTCCATAACAG GGAAGAATTGTTGCTTTAATAACTCACGTGTGGACTTGTATCTTGATTATGAACCACACCCAACATCCGCAAAGAACTTGCACCATCTCTTCCAGA TGATCCGTAAGGGAACTTTTTCACAATACGACTATGGCCTGTTAAAAAATTTGAGGTTGTATGGTCAGTTGAAACCCCCTGCATTTGATCTTAGTTTCATACCCGAATCATTGCCACTGTTGATGGCTTGTGGGGGCAATGATGATTTAGCGGATATGACAGATTTCCATCACACTCTCAAGGAATTGCAGTCCACTCCGGAGTTGCTTTATCTCGAGAATTATGGTCATATCGACTTCATTGTGAGCGTTAAAGCCAAAGAAGACCTCCATGACCCCGTGATTAGGTTCTTTAGGTCATGGGGAAAATCTAGTAGTTCTTAA